aagaaaacgtCAATGTCAACAActcaaagagaaagaaaaagttctttttctaaaaagttgaaacacaaaagttttcaagCACAAAGGATAGTTTTGTgtatgtcttttttttttttcttctaacaGTAGTTAGCGAAAGACACTAAGCTAATGTTAAGAGTATAGTGTTCCAAAACTTTCGGGCTTGAGAGGAACTTTGGAGCGTAGGGGAGGTGGAGCCTACTTATACCAAAAATTGGCAGGACGAAAAAGCAGGAACGGTGCAAAAGTGGTCACGTGTAACGAGAAGGAACGGAGGTCGGCAATAGGATGATTTCGTCGCTAAGAAACATCTAGACAAGGTAGATAGGTGGGAGGGTTTCATCATTGGATAAAAATGTGCTGGTTTCGAGCCGCTAGCAAATCAAGCCGACGCAATGATGTCATGTTACCGGTAGATAAGGGTAGGGATGGGTCGTACGAACTTTAGGAGCGGAAAAAGGTTCGTGGTGGAAGGAGGGGGAAGGGAACGCAAAGAAGGTTCGCAAATGGGTTGGGTTTGGCCTTTAATGGATGGCAGAGATTGGGAGGGGGAGAAAAACAGGGAAAGAGGGGTGGCAGATGACAGATGACAGATGACAGGAGGCCTCAGGCCAGATGGGAAGAGTTGTACGAAAaggtaaataaacaaacaacaaTTGATGGTTgctagaaaagaaaaaagaattaccAATTCAAATACGAATGAAAgtatcaataaaaatacaaatttctatttcataACAATGAATCAAATTCACTGTTATCCATTTATCCATTCGAGACGCGTAGTGTAAAACCTCTCGGTAAACATCTTGGAAGACCTGCCATGCCTGAATATTGAATCGTCCGCTCTGGTTCTATGCATTCGTACAGTAGACTGGACTAGATTACGTTATTTGATATCAACCTCAACATCCATCATGTGACCCGAACCTTTGTTACTGGAAAGGAATCTGTTCGTGGCGATTGAATTCTGTTTTATGTTTTAGTTGTCTCTAGTTGTTACAAGGTCGTATTCATTGTATACCGATTGTTTTAAGAGttggttgtttttttttttttttttttcttctaatcTGTCGTCTGTGGTCTGTGGTCTCTCGTGTCTCTCCCGCCACTCTCGTCCGACTCGATTTGCTTATCCGCGACTCTACTAGCCTTCCGGACATGATGACGCCTTTTGGTAGAATCGGTATTGGATTGGTTAACGCGCAACGGCCATCTACTGAAATATGGCAGAAAGAGGGGTAACGGGCCGCACTGtagattttattattattgtaATTGttattgttatttttattactATTACTataattcaaaaatggTTGGAAGATGAGAGACAGTGTGCGACTGAGGAGGAGGAGAAGGcggaaaggaaaggaatgATGAGGGGTAAAAGAGGAGAAATCGTTTGAGCAACGTTCATCCAGATCGAGTAGATCGAGCATTCTAAGCCAGGCTAAACtttaattttcaaatgGCTGGGAATACATATACGGTAAATAGTAGCAATTCcctatttttctttttcttttaatacTTCTTGTTGGtggtttttttgttttccttttctatattaAAAGGTACGGgattacaaaagaaaagaaaagtatttttgtctttcttgtgttttgtttttctatatttttttttttttgttttccctACGTTCGACTGTCTTTCGGCTAATCACAGACAACAAACATGTCGTAGTGATTGtgtttccttcttttttttttttttttttttcattcgtCCATTGGATCCGTTCGGTTTCTCTCTCTAGTTCTTCTCAGTTCTCTTTCGTTCTCTCTCGTTCTCTCTCGTTGTGTTGCTgtgtttgctttttgtgCGAACCGTTTTCCCTCGTTGCTCTCGATTGGGGATGACCCCTTGTTTTTGGCGACGCTTCCCTTCCCTCGATTTTGTCTTGGCTCTCCCTCTTTCAGGGTGATTCACTATAACCTTGTTGCAAGCGAAAACATCCACCCATCTCTTTCTCTCTGTCTCTTTGTCTCTCCTTGCTAGCACGGAAACCTCTGGCAAACACACAGACTATATTATATGCATACAAAattgttcctttttctttccttatCATActtatttgtaaacaaacaaatgaacAATCAAcgaatttcttgaattttgAAACGATTTTACGATTCCTTTTGTGTTTAttttctctctctctcccctctctctctttttttttgcagcTTTTTTCCCTCTTCTCTATGCATTCTTGGCGGTCCTTGTCGTCTCTAGGGCGTCATCGTCATCGTCATCCTTTCCCTTTCCCTTCTACCACCCTTCTCCCCTCTcgttcttcttccaacaGCTCGCCTTACTCCCATGCAGACTTCCGTGCTTTCATGCGCCACTTCGCCCAACCCGTCGTTATCCTTTCCAGCGGGTTTCCCAATGGTCAGCAAGCCGCCATGACCGCCTCTTCCTTTACCCCTGTTTCGCTTTCTCCAAATCCCATCGTCTCCTTCAATCTCAAGGTCCCTTCTCGAACCGCCTCTGCCATTCTCCAATCTCAACGCGTCGTCGTACACCTTCTTTCTAGCTCCATCCTTCGTCACTCTCAATGGGCCTCCATTCTTTCCCGACCGAATCATCCCACCGTCTTTCCTTCTCCATCTTCCCTTCCACCCAACCTAACCAGTCCTCCTTCGCCCCCCGCTTTCACACACCATACCCTCTCTCCATCCGAAGTTTCCTTTAGCAAAGAAGGCATCCCCCATCTTTTGGATAGTCTTGGTCTCTTGCATTGCTCCATTCTCCGCTCTATCCCCGTCCAAGATCATCTCTTGTTCCTTGCTACTGTCGACCGCGTCGAGCACGGTTCCATTCCCCTCTCCCAATCCGGTGGCCTCGTCTATTACAATCGACAATACTGTTCCGTTTCTCCCATCCAACCTTCTTCTCCCTCTACTTCTACTTCTTGCAAGAAACAATCGAATCAAGACGACCGGCCTTGAACCTACCTATCTCTCgttcctcttctttttctttacgatctgtttctttttcttcctaaATTATCTATTATCTATTATCTATTTGTCTCCTTTCCATTTCTAGTTACTTTCCAAACACACTCtaatttctatttcatcTATCAAGTCTTTTTATCTAACCACCTTTTGAATAAAgtttcttgaaaaatctACCAATTGCTCATAGCATAATTGGAATCCATCATCTCCTCCATAATAAGGATCCTCTACGATCTTAGAGACGCCTGTGCTGCCATAGTCTCCAAACAATGCAACTTGAGTCTTCGCATCACTTGGGCACACCCGTTTGATGTTTTGCAGGTTCGATCGGTCCATCGCGAATACGTAgtcaaactttttgaaatctgTCAGTTTTAATTTTCGCGCCAAATGTTCCGTATAGATTCCATTTGCAGTCAACACATCCACCGTACGAGGATCAGGCAAGTTGCCTACGTGCCATGCTCCCGTACCACAACTGTCAATAATATCAAAATGATCGCTCACGCCTGCCTTTTGCACTTCGTCTCGAAAGACGGCTTCCGCCATTGGACTTCTGCAGATATTGCCCAAGCAGACAAAAAGAACGGATATTTTTAAAGACATTGTCAATTCCAACAACCTTTTCAAATGACTagtaaaaccaaaaacaatcaattaaacttgcttttcaagaattgTTTCCAAGTTTACCCTATATGTTTCTAATAAGGGTACTAAATGGTATACcaaaactttcttttttctttttataactGATTGAATCCACCAAGTTTCCAATTCtcacttttcaaaaaattcaacCGCCCTTGTTTCGACGACAGGTTTGGTTCGTAGGTGTGAAAATTTCCCTAGTAGGACGTGGAATGTGGTAGAATCGTAACTCTTTGAGTGTTTTCtgtgaataaaaaaaaaaaaaaagactaCATTTTGTATGGTTTTGCATTCTATTTTCTCCTGTTTTTAAGAGAACTCCATTTTAAAATCGTTTTTTCtactcttcttttaattttccaCTATGAGTAATTC
The nucleotide sequence above comes from Schizosaccharomyces osmophilus chromosome 3, complete sequence. Encoded proteins:
- a CDS encoding NADH-dependent flavin oxidoreductase (predicted) → MHSWRSLSSLGRHRHRHPFPFPSTTLLPSRSSSNSSPYSHADFRAFMRHFAQPVVILSSGFPNGQQAAMTASSFTPVSLSPNPIVSFNLKVPSRTASAILQSQRVVVHLLSSSILRHSQWASILSRPNHPTVFPSPSSLPPNLTSPPSPPAFTHHTLSPSEVSFSKEGIPHLLDSLGLLHCSILRSIPVQDHLLFLATVDRVEHGSIPLSQSGGLVYYNRQYCSVSPIQPSSPSTSTSCKKQSNQDDRP
- the stp1 gene encoding protein tyrosine phosphatase Stp1, producing MSLKISVLFVCLGNICRSPMAEAVFRDEVQKAGVSDHFDIIDSCGTGAWHVGNLPDPRTVDVLTANGIYTEHLARKLKLTDFKKFDYVFAMDRSNLQNIKRVCPSDAKTQVALFGDYGSTGVSKIVEDPYYGGDDGFQLCYEQLVDFSRNFIQKVVR